From the genome of Salvia splendens isolate huo1 chromosome 7, SspV2, whole genome shotgun sequence:
ATGTTTCCATATATTAAGTGCAAACATTTTTACTAAGATACAGTCAGAACTAAGTTTGATCGATTGATTTGCCATTGAGCCAAAGTAAATATGCAAGCTCTACCTCAATATATGGTAGAATACAGATTACAGAGTTTACCATATATTAGTTGTAAAACTAGATATATAAATTTCTAGAAATATATATAGGATATCAAGCATGGCTAAAGTAATACAGTAACATaaccgaaaacaaaacataactTGAAAAGATTTTGAGATCAAAACAAAGTCGCAAGACAGAAATTTTTAGGACGACACAAGTTGTTGCAAATGTAGACAAGAAGCAAACTGTCTCAGTAAAAGAAAAACTAAGAACTCGGATTCCTCCAAGATACTTCTTAGGCCTTGACCCGGTTGTAATACTTCTGCTTCTCTGAGGTTGTCTGGAACCGTCCATGTCCAAACTTGGACGAGGTGTCGATAAACTTGAGCTTGATGTCTTCCAGTGCAACACGAGAAGTCTGTTTCAGGAGGGATTGACGAAGGGTAACAACCCTCTTCTTGGGTCCAACAACTCCACCCTTGATCATCAGGTAATCATCCTTCACCACACCATAGTGAGGGAAGCCACCCATTGGAGTCACATCCTTCTCAGTCCTGCATAAATCCAGTTTCGAAAAAGGATTAGCTCcaaataatttatattcaaatcaaattctctcattttaaagaatattaatatcaatttaCCTGTCATACTCAGTACTGGCAGTGTGCTCTTCAGTTCCTGCCTTACCGAGCTTGTAGACCTTCTTGTTCAATTCAGTACGGTGATGGTACCCATTCTGACCAGCCCTAGCAACAGTGAAAGAAACTCTAGCAGGATGCCAAGCACCAATACAAGCAACCTTGCGCAGACCCCTATGGGTTTTGCGGGGAAGACGGGTGACACCCCAACGAGTGACAACACCTTCGTATCCTTTACCCTTGGTCACACCAATGATGTCGAGCATCTCATCCTTCTGGAAAACAGCATCCACAGGGACCTGCTTCTCGAAGAAGCCATAAGCAAAGTCTACCTTCTGGGCAATGGTCCCACCATTAACCTGAATCTCCATCAAGTGTGCCTTCTTTTGTTTCAGCCCCTTCATCTTTCTAATCTGCAGAGTGCAAACATCATGTAAGTACAAGATTAAGTGAATAAAAAGATCATACTATTGAATTTCGTAAGTTGAGGGAGCTAGAGACAGACCTGAGTGTGAGCCAAAACACGGATGACACAAGAGTATTTCTTCAGTTTCTCCAGCTGTGCCTGGATGTCCTTCTTACCCTCATCAGTCTCCAATTTCTTAGAGTACTTGGAGAAGGCCTTCTTCTTGGACTTGCACCAGTTCTTGTAGAACCTCCTCCTGATCTCCTCACTGAGATGCTGGGCCCAGACTGTGTTCAGGCAGCGAAGACCGCGTGGAGTCTTGACATACCCAACAACTCCAACAATAACCATGGGAGGTGTTTCAATGATGGTAACAGCCTCACATGTCTCCTTCTTGTGGAGCTCTGCATAATCATTTTCAAATTAGTCAAGAAATTGGATTTTTTAAACACTCGTGAAAAAAATGAAAGCAATTGACAAGTGATTGATACAGATTGTGCAGTTCACATCATGTAAATCAATGGATTTAGCCGATTAACAGTCCATacaaagaaaaatatgaaataaaggAAATCCAAATGCAAGATGTATATACTTGATCCAGGTTTCTCCACATCTCGGACAATGTGGGTCATTCCAGCCTTGTATCCCAAGAAGGCAGTTAGCCTGCACGGCTTGGTTGGGTCATCCTTGGGGAAAGCCTTCACTGCAATTTCAAAGAAAATTCAATGAAAATCAGATATTGGACAAAAGACACACTAGATAAAGACATTCACAGAAAACGTTATATATTACTATGAAATCCATATACAACACACATTTGGTAAATCAGAAAATGGATAAGGGTGAGGTGAGACATTTTTTAATACCAGCGAAATACCAATTCACAAATCGTATCTAATGTAATCAAACATTTTAAACGAAATGCTTTACGAATGAACGATAACCATAAGAAATGACATACCCTTTCCCTTATGGCGAGCAGCCCTCTTCCTCGGCAGGAAACCGAGGGAACCGTGCCTTGGGTGCTCAAACTTCCTGTGCGACATTTTTCACTTCTTTTACCTGAAAAAGGGACAAATCATTCAGATTCAAAAAACATTTCAGCTATCATTCATCCAGTTCTTATAAAGACACAGCATTTACAACCATATCTGCTCAATTTATAacttctttaattaaataaaaaaatcgtgTTTTATTTCGAGAATTAAGCATCGTGATTCAATCCAAACCTCTTAAAAAAACAGAACATAAAACTAATTGAGCAAATGGATAGTTTGCATCGCTtatcaaattattaaaaaaacgtTACTTTCAATTTTCACTAGAAGTGTAAACTGCATATCAGAAATCTGCGTCAAAATCATCATGAAAATGTAAAGACGAGATGCAAATCCTTGAGAGAGAATGGAAGCATGTGAATAGTACCTgaatgctgctgctgctgctgctgctgcgatGGAGTGTGAGGCTCAGCCCTAAgctaaaaccctaattcgatgGTAtctctctatttataggcaGGTTAATTGTTTTTCAGCACAGTAAAGGTTGGGCTTGGACTGTTTGTTAATGGGCCAGATATAAATTGGTCTCATTTAATTGTAAGCCCAGTAGTTTAATTTTTGTTAAACAATTCTAATTGTTTTTTaccaaatagaaaaataaaagaaaagaaagaaggctTTCTTCATCTGCTACTCCTTCCTCCAATTTTATTTGAAGATTCAATTTTGAGAATCAAGCTCTTCTAACCTTCGATTTTTGCAATCAGAGGTAAGAACTCTGTTCTTCTTTGTGCAAACTCACCTCATATGCTTAGTATTAAGGAGAATTGAATGAAATTTCAGAGTCTGGGGAAGGAGGGAAGGGGGGTCGAAACCTACCCTTTTAAAAATACTTGATACTTGATTAGTTGTGGAATTCTTCTAAATTGAAGTAAGAATTACTCCCAATAGATGAATTATGTATGAATAGGAAATAAGATCAAACTTTGGAGTGAGATTTAAGTTGGGATTTTGTTCGTATGCTTGAATCTGTCCATATTGACTTCTTTGACGTTTAATTTGAAGCTAATGCCGTTAATTGGGATTGAGTTTTAGTGAATGGGATTAAAGCTTTATGTTGAATATATGGGGACCGGAAATTTAGAAGAGTCCTATAACTTTGAAACTGATTTAATTGCTTAAATCGATCTGAATGTGTGTTGAGAGTAGTTGATTTGTTAGGGTTGTAGCAAAATGAGATTTTTTAGTGGAGTATGTGACAGTAAGCATGCATGATGAGTATGGGTACTTTGAGCTTCTAGCAGTTGAAATAAGAGTCTTGTTTTGATATAGGGATGACAACCCGACTCTCATTTAGAAATTTCATCATACAATGTTCTCTGCATTCTAACTGGTTGCGTTTTGATTGAGATGCGATTTCCTTGCAATTCAATGAATGTCTCCTTCAAAACTCTACTATGAAATTTAAAATGTCAATTCTAGGAAGACAATCGTATATATCATATCATCCtatcaaattaaatttctttAAACAAACATAGCATGTAACAACAGGCATCACCATTGCACCGgagtgagagaaagagagtaaGAGAGCTTCACCACCACCTGCTGCAGTGCTGCCGCCATTAATGGATTTCTCCACTCTGAATGAAGCACTGGCTTTCAAGTCCTATGACAAGGTCGCAGATATATGTGACAGTCTCATGTTCCAGGTAGTGTACAAGCATGCCTATTCTACCCTCCTATTCCCTGCTAAAACCTTAACTTTCTCGCATTactgtttttcttctttttatcgATTGCAGGCTGCATCTGAGGGCGTCTCTTTTCAGGAAGACTGGCCTTATGCCATTCATCTCATCGGCCACATCTACATCAATGACATGTAATTTTTGTTCCCTGGTTAAATTTTATAGAATTTGCAGAGGAATTTATTGTAACTATATTGTTTCTGTTTGATTATGTTAATTTGGTTGCGTGGTatggtggtggcggcggtggcGATTGTGACTGCGATTGTGCTATTTGAACTATTACAGTAATAGCGCAAGGTTCTTGTGGAAGAAGATACCGTTGGCAGTGAAAGAGAGCCAGCCAGAAGTACCAGCCGCGTGGAAAATTGGGCAGAGGTTGTGGATCAAGGATTACGCCAGTGTTCATGAGGCTATTCGTGAGTTTATCTGGAGTCCACAGTGTCAGGGAATGATGGCAACTTTCTCAGGTGAGTCTGTGTGCGTTAACTTCCATTTGTATCAGTTAACTACATTACTATTCATGTTCTCGGCTACGTGTCTTAGTGAGAAGAATTAAGTGCATTGTGTTGGACCTGTTGGTGATTCCATTTACTCACTGTGGTACATTGAGTAGCACTGATATAGATTTATCAGAAACTTATGTGAATTGGATAATCGTCAACTTGATTGCTTTCTAGTGTTTCTTTTTTGTGTTGGATAATGGTAAAATGAGTATGGCTCTCAAACTTTTCAAGGAAATGGGTTGCTAAGACCAATATGATTAGCCATTGGCTGGCCTTAAATAACGACAACCTAGCAAGCAGGATAATGAATTAATATACCTCGTTAGATGACACTATATGGTAAACTACTTGCGGTTTTGATCGCCATTGTTCTGTTTGTCAATGATCAATTTGTATATACAGAACACACAATGCAAGGGGACTTTTCCTTGTGTTTAAACAGAGACTTCAATCTTGCACCAAGAGTCTAGTAATAGTGTAGGGGAGGTTTTAGAAACGCGAAGCACATTTTTGTATGGTTTTGATGCTGCAGCAACTATGATCACCGGAACATACCTTTTTATCAATGCTTATGTTGAAATTATTGCAGAAATGTACACCAAAAGGATGTTTGAACTGCTACAATCAGCTTATTCAACAATAAGCATTCAAGATACTGCTCGTTTCCTTGGAATGAATGAGGACGACGCAAAAAATTGTAAGCTCCATTCCTCGCTCAGGCAATCACATGTCTAACTTGCTGTTCACAAAGTGTTCTTTCGTTAATAGTGGGTGATTGCTCTCTCTTTGCAGATGTAGTGCAACACGGCTGGACTGTGGACCCCGCATCCCGGATGCTCACAGTGAAGAAGCAGACCGTTGTGAACGAACAGAAACTGGATCATAGTAAATTACAGCGGCTGACTGAGTATGTCTTTCACCTCGAGCACTGATGCACCGAGTCAGATGCATATTCATTTGGTTATTCGCATCGATGGAGCTTGAGCTTTCATATGTCTTTCTTTTTATAGACATAGATGTTTTAGAATCTCTTCCATTGATCTATGAGTATTGCCAATTTTTAGATAAGGTCGCAAATTAGTCCTAATAATCTTTTCAAGTGTAATTATATATGTCCAATATAATACACTAGTGGTCGAATTAGTTGTAATTATAATCTAGAATGCGTATTTTAACTATAATCCAACTTTATATTTATAACACTTATGTCTACAATATCACTAGTTCATTAGTGATTTTATAAAAAGAATCTTGTTTGGCAATAAGGAATCATGAGTAGAATTTGTTGTTTCATTTTCTTGTAGTAGAAATGTAccatacaaaaattaaataagtggGCTTAATTAAAAAGTGCAAACGAGATGAAGAACGTGATCAACGTGAATTTTATATGGGACCAAAAAACTCACCCAACACATACTATAAACGTGGGGAACAAAGACTATTTATTAATTTGATCATCGTTTCTTATAATCAACCATTTGATTGATCAAGTAACAACTTTTACGCCAAAcccataaaattaaattataacaaaacaaaaatgaacaaGATGATAAAACGGAGCCAGGCTACCAATTTAGTTACAATTTTGAATTACTcctacaatttttattttttgcaacAAAGGAAAGTTTGTGTACtccatgtattttgtttttgttttttttattattttgaccACAAGTGTTCTGAGTCTGCTTTTGGCGAAATCAGATTAATCCTGCTCAACCGAATTTGCGGATTAAGGCTGAGAGTCTCCCAGTgggttatgttttttttttctcatatcgaAGAAAACACATGTGTACTAGATGAAATGTTCTCTAGTGTAATTCAACATTTTGGTTATGGAAATAATTGTATGGTACAAACCTTATCCAGAATGAGGGATGACAATGGAGACATATGAAGAGACACACAAAATCTTATTCTTTTTGCATCAACCACAAAAATTTGATGAATACGTCTATTCGAGTACCATTCTTCTCTTTActttttttgcattttattattgGATTTAATCTTCATTGCTACATGGGCAAattaatttagaaataaatcaCATTCAcgattaatatatatatatatatatatatatatatatatatatatatatatatatatacaaaatgcttAAGCTGAACAGACGATGGTGAGCTAGAAATACAGAAGCACCtcagaaccattcttaaacgtagaaccattcttaaacgtagaacaaatgccaaacggaggtcgttagatcttttaatccaatggtgttgatttgcacaacaacttcccattacaaccaaaactattattaatgggtgaatgcagataagtgaaaaaataaagcatgcatggactcttcttcgtttcattcattcttccatcaacatgtgagttttttcacatgttgagtccggaatgtcgtgaaaacatagtctaatatgtatgatttttaatcttgaccgtcattttttcctcatccaatgaataaaatatgtagagttctaggttctacacttaagaatggttctatctttaacgcaaccctatatatatatatatatatatatatatatatatatatatatataaaatgctTAAGCTGAACAGACGATGGTGAGCTAGAAATACAGAAGCACCTCAGAATGtaaatattagaaaaaataGAAGTAAACGAGCAACACATGTTAAGATGTTATCCGTCAATCTACTTCCACTAGATGATAGTACTCTCATCGTAGGTTTAAACACAATTAGAAGCTCCAATGATAAACTCTTGTGCCTATCTATACATTTATAGCGTAGTATGTTTCtttttcaattgaataatgaTTTGTGACAGATATTTATACTGTAACATGATCTTGTTCAAATGCAAGTGAGCGAATTGAGTACTACACTACTAATCTCTTTATGAATAGATAGTTCAAATATAACaattgtatactagaaatctaTACACTACAATTTGATTTTTATTCCTACTCATTCATTTTGAAATGATAACCCATTAGTCATTTAATTTGTTGACTCATTTCATTATTGCCCTAATCCTAAGTCGTTTAATTATA
Proteins encoded in this window:
- the LOC121811530 gene encoding COP9 signalosome complex subunit 8-like; this encodes MDFSTLNEALAFKSYDKVADICDSLMFQAASEGVSFQEDWPYAIHLIGHIYINDINSARFLWKKIPLAVKESQPEVPAAWKIGQRLWIKDYASVHEAIREFIWSPQCQGMMATFSEMYTKRMFELLQSAYSTISIQDTARFLGMNEDDAKNYVVQHGWTVDPASRMLTVKKQTVVNEQKLDHSKLQRLTEYVFHLEH
- the LOC121811198 gene encoding 60S ribosomal protein L3-1, giving the protein MSHRKFEHPRHGSLGFLPRKRAARHKGKVKAFPKDDPTKPCRLTAFLGYKAGMTHIVRDVEKPGSKLHKKETCEAVTIIETPPMVIVGVVGYVKTPRGLRCLNTVWAQHLSEEIRRRFYKNWCKSKKKAFSKYSKKLETDEGKKDIQAQLEKLKKYSCVIRVLAHTQIRKMKGLKQKKAHLMEIQVNGGTIAQKVDFAYGFFEKQVPVDAVFQKDEMLDIIGVTKGKGYEGVVTRWGVTRLPRKTHRGLRKVACIGAWHPARVSFTVARAGQNGYHHRTELNKKVYKLGKAGTEEHTASTEYDRTEKDVTPMGGFPHYGVVKDDYLMIKGGVVGPKKRVVTLRQSLLKQTSRVALEDIKLKFIDTSSKFGHGRFQTTSEKQKYYNRVKA